The Brumimicrobium sp. genomic interval CAATCTGTAAAAGCATAAAGAGCATCAATGGTTTTGTCAGGAGAAACACCTGGAGCTAAGTGAATTAGAATTTCTACTTCAGCAGCCGTATTATCATCTACACGTTTTATTTTTATTTTGCCCTTATCATTTGCTTTTAAGATAGATTCTATCAACGAAGTTGTGGTAGTACCAAAAGGTATTTCCGTAATACTCAATGTCTTTTTATCTACCATATTGATTTTAGCACGGACACGTATTTTCCCTCCTCTTAATCCATCATTGTATCCGGTAAAATCAGCCATCCCCCCCGTTTGGAAATCAGGATAGAATTCCACTTTCTTACCACGTAAATGGTTGATTGAGTTATCAATAAGTTCATTAAAATTATGTGGTAATATTTTGCATGCCAAACCAACAGCAATACCTTCTGCTCCTTGTGCCAATAAGAGAGGGAACTTAACAGGAAGATTTTCAGGTTCTTTATTTCTTCCATCATAACTTGCTAGCCACTCAGTTGTTTTATTATTAAAAGCAATATGTAAAGCAAATTTTGATAACCTAGCTTCAATATAACGAGGAGCTGCAGCGCCATCCCCAGTAAGGATATTCCCCCAGTTCCCTTGCATATCTATCATTAGCTCCTTTTGCCCAATTTGTACCAAAGCATCACCAATAGAAGCATCTCCATGTGGGTGATATTTCATAGTGTTACCAATGATATTTGCTACCTTATTATAGCGACCATCTTCCATTTCTTTCATGGAATGAAGAATACGACGTTGAACAGGTTTTAATCCATCATATAGTGCAGGAACAGCACGCTCTAATATTACATAAGACGCATATTCCAAGAACCAGTTTTCATACAATCCAGATAGAGAGATAATATTATCATCTCCATCACTCAAAGGTTTTCCATTCTCAGGATTTTCTTGTTTTTGGTCTTCTTCTCCTCCTTGATCTTCCTGATCTTGCCCTTCTAATTCTTCTTCGTTTATATCCTCTGACATATGTTATGATGCTTTTTCTACGTTTTCTGCCTTTACCAATTCCTTCTCTAAATCTTCTTCTACTCTTAGATTGTCAATAATAAAGTCTTGTCTTTCCTGTGTATTTTTTCCCATGTAAAAAGATAAGATTGTGTCTATAGATGAATTCTTACTTAATAATACAGGTTCTAAGCGCATATCCTCCCCGATGAAATTTTTAAATTCATCCGGAGAAATCTCTCCTAAACCTTTAAAACGTGTGATTTCAGGATTCTTACCTAATTCATTAATAGCTGCAATTCGCTCTTCTTCTGAATAACAATATATTGTTTTTTGTTTATTTCTTACCCTAAATAAAGGAGTTTGAAGGATATATACATGATTTCTTTTTACTAAATCAGGGAAAAAGCTTAAGAAGAAAGTTAATAATAACATACGAATATGCATACCATCTACATCGGCATCGGTTGCTATTACAATCTTGTTATATCGTAAGTTATCCATCTCATCCTCAATATCTAAGGCAGCTTGAACTAAATTGAATTCTTCATTTTCATAGACCACTTTTTTTGTGAGTCCATAAGAATTTAGAGGTTTTCCTCGTAAACTAAACACCGCTTGAGTATTAACATTCCGAGATTTTGTGATAGAGCCAGATGCAGAATCCCCCTCTGTAATGAATAAGGTTGTTTCTTTTCTTAATTCATTATTTGTATCAGTAAGATGTACCCTACAATCTCTTAATTTTTTATTGTGAACACTTGCCTTTTTAGCTCTTTCTCTTGCTAATTTTCGAATACCCGATAAATCTTTACGTTCTTTTTCAGATTGTTTGATTTTACGTTCTAATATTTCAGCAACATCAGGATGTTTATGTAAATAATTATCCAAGCTTACTTTTAAGAAGTCGTTTACAAAGGTACGCATGGACTTTCCTCCAGGCTCTATTTCTAAAGAGCCTAATTTAGTTTTTGTTTGCGATTCGAATACGGGTTCAATAACTTTAACGGCAATAGCAGCAACAATAGACTGACGAATATCGGAAGGTTCGTAATTTTTATTATAAAAATCCTTAATGACTTTTGCAACAGATTCTCTAAAAGCACTATGATGTGTTCCTCCTTGTGTAGTATGTTGTCCATTTACAAAAGAGTAATAATCTTCTCCATATCCTTTACCATGTGTAAAGGCTACTTCAATATCCTCCCCTTCCAGATGAATGATAGGATATAATGGATCTCCATCCATATCATTCTCTAGTAAATCTTTTAAGCCATTTTCCGATTTAAATTTTTCGCCATTTAAATAGATAGAAAGCCCTCTATTCAAATAACAATAATTCCACATCATTTTTTCGATATATGGAATTTTAAAAGAGAATTTTTTAAATACTTGTTCATCTGGATAGAATTCTACATAAGTACCATCCTTTTCATCCGTCTTTTCTAGTTTTGCGTCTAGTGTTAATTCTCCTCGTTCAAACGTTGCTCTTTTCAATTCTCCATCACGCACAGAATACACCATAAAATGACTACTTAGTGCATTCACCGCTTTTGTTCCTACCCCATTCAATCCCACAGATTTTTTAAAGGCTTTGGAATCGTATTTACCTCCTGTATTGATCTTGGAAACAACATCCACCACTTTTCCTAAAGGTATTCCCCTTCCATAGTCACGAACAGAAACCATCCCATCTTTCACTTTAATGTCGATTCGCTTCCCATTTCCCATCACAAATTCATCGATACAGTTGTCGATAACTTCTTTCATCAGGATATAAATACCATCATCGGCAGCAGAACCATCCCCTAACTTCCCAATATACATCCCTGGACGCATACGAATATGCTCTTTCCAATCTAAGGAACGTATATTGTCTTCCGTATAACTGTTTTCTTGTGCCATTTTTTAAAATTCTGTTTGAAAATGCTTAGCTAACAAATATATAATCATTTTTTCGAATATTTCCAACATGTTAAATAAGGTTATCCACGATACATAGTTAATATTTGTTATGAATTTCAATCAATTACTATGCATACATATTAATTTTAATTATCTTCGCAACATGGAGAATACACAAATTAAAGCTCAACTAAGTGAATTACTAGGAATTCGCTACCCCATCATTATGGCCCCGATGTTTTTAGTTTCCAACACTAAAATGATTATTGCCGCTATTAATGCAGGAATTACAGGAGCAATTCCCGCTTTGAATTACAGAACTATTGAGGAGTTTAGAAAAGCCATTCGAGAAATTAAAGAGCAAGTAAACGGCCCTTTCGGAATCAACCTAATTGTCAACAAAAGTAATTTTTATTATAAAGATCAATTAGCTGCAGCTTGTGAGGAAAAAGTAGATTTTATCATTACTAGCTTAGGTTCTCCAGAAGAAACTATTAAAATGGCTCATCAACATGGAATCAAGGTCTTTTGTGATGTGACTGATTTGCGATTTGCTAAAAAAGTGGAAGCTTTAGGTGCTGATGCTATTATTGCAGTTAACAAAGAAGCGGGCGGACATGCTGGACCAACTCCCATGCATGATTTAGTGCCGGAATTGGTAGCAAATTGCTCTATACCTGTTATCTCTGCGGGTGGTGTTGGAAATGGTAAAGAAATGAAAGCTGCATTAAGTTTAGGTGCTGCAGGATGTTCCATTGGCTCTATTTTCATCGCAACCACCGAATCGGACGTGAATAATGATTATAAGCAGGCCTGTATTGACTATGGGAAAGATGATATTGTAATGACAACCAAACTTTCAGGAACTCCTTGTGCGGTAATTAATACTCCATACGTTCAAAAAATAGGAACAGAACAAAGTTGGTTAGAACGTATATTGAATAAAAATAAAAAACTAAAAAAATGGTTTAAAGCATTCACTTTTGCTAAAGGAATGAAGTCCTTACAAAAGGCTGCTTTTAGCGCTACCTATAAAACTGTTTGGTGTGCTGGTCCAACCATTGAAAATGTTAAGTCTATTCGCCCAATTCATGAGATAGTTGAACAATTAGTTAAGGAATATCATGAAGTCTAAAGATATCTCTTTGCATAAAATGCGTAAACTCTTGTGGTTAATGGGAGTTGTAAAAATTCCTCTAATTGCATTTGTTAGACCCAAATTGGTACATATAGATGAAAAAAAAGTCGTCGTTCGAATCAGGTTACGTAGAAGGACTAAGAATCATTTACAATCCATGTATTTTGGTGCTCTTGCTGTGGGAGCTGATGTTGCTGCAGGACTCCATGCTTTTTATTTTGCGGAACAATTAGGAGAGAAAATATCTTTTGCTTTTAAAGGTGTAAATGCAGAGTTTTTAAAACGTGCTACGAGTCATGTTACGTTTACTTCGGAAGAAGGTCTAGCTGTAAAAACCGTTTTTGAAGAGGCGCTTACCACTAGGGAACGTCAAGAGAAATGGGTTAAGGTTGAAGCTAAAAATGAAGAAAACGAAGTGGTTGCCATTTTTCAAATGCAGATATCGATAAAGGTGAAAGGTTAATTTTACAACTATACTCCGCACCTATCACTCATTGTCAAAAGAATAAACAACTCGCTACTTCACATACGTATCATAAATCCTTGTCAATTCCTTATTATCTTTGATTAGTTCATTTACGTACTCTAAGAATACAGTATTGGATGTTTTACCAATAAGATTATCAAACTGCTTTCTATCTTTGTTTAAGTTGTATAACTGCTCTTTAAAAACATTGTCGATGATATAACTCATTGAATCTTGATAGATACCTAACCCTTCATTGGACCAAATTCTAAATTCATTTGTACTTAAACAAACAATGGTTCTGTGATTATCAATTGGTTTGAAAAGAGACGTCCCATGCATCTCACTAGCTAATAGCTCATTGGATTGTGTTGAACCTAATAGATCCAAGAAGGTTGGCATTAAATCAAGATTTGTTACTCTTTTGTCTGTATTCGCTTTAATTGCTTTGAATTCTTCGGGATGGTCTGCTATCCATTTTTTAGGAAATTTTATAAACATCGGAATTTGCAAAGCTTCCAAATAAAAAGAGCCTAGTCTAGATAGACGCTCGGATGTATATTGACCATGATCTGCAGTGAAAATGTAAATAGTATTCTCTTCTTGCCCCAATTCTTTGAGAACATCATACATATTATTCATAGCCTTATCTACGATATAAAGCGATCTTCCATAATGATCAGTTATTTGAGAAGGAATCTTGACGTAATCAGAATTTCCTTGATATGGATAATGTAGAGCATTCGATCCCCACACCATAAAGAATCGTTTTCCGGTTAGTTTGTCTTTCATAACCTTGCGGGCATTGATGGATTGTGCAACATCATCTATCCCAAGATCATTTGCATATTCCAGTTCAGTATCTTCAGCTGAATAAACAAAGTCTAAATTTTTATTTTTATAAAATTCATAGAAGGAGAACCAGCCAAATTGTTGTGGTGTTATAAATCCGGTAGTATATCCATTTTCTTTTGCATAATCCCACATAAATGGCATGCGCATAAACTTATAATAATCTGCTTCAGGCTCTGTTCCGGTTAGCATAGTTGGCATACTCATATCCGTACATCCAGATATAGCCATTGCATCGTGGAATAAAACAAAATTTTCCTTTTCTTTATTGTACCAATTTTGTAAAAACGGCATAAAATTATTCTTATATCCAAAAATAGATATGGGCTCTAAACTCATAGACTCATGTACGATAAGTACAATGTTATACTCGTTATTTTCACCTGCATTTGCTCCTAGTCTATAGTATGATAAGCCGAGTATTTTACGATCTTCTAGAATTTGCCCTCGTTCATTTTTATATTTTTTATACGAAAACACATAACGAGAATCCATTGTAGTGAAATTTTCAATTCCTTTTTTTCCAAATTGATTTTGTGCCACTCCCCATGTGGTCATGAAAATAATAACAGCTATAAAATTATTTTTTCTGTATTTTTCTTTAAAAACTAATAGAAAAAAGAATATGGAAGAAACCAATAAATGCAGTGATAAATTCACTTTATTATTAAAATGAATTTTTATAACAGTAGTAAAATAATGAGGGTCAAAATCAGAAAACACCAATAAATTGCTATCAAGGAATGTTTTAAATTCAAAAAATGATTTTGTTCCTACCGTAAATAAGGCTGGTAAAAGAAATGCTATACATGCAACTAATATCCAAGCGATAAACTTTGGTAAAATCCCTATTATTCCACCAATTGCATTCCAGAAAGCTATGGATAATAGAACGCTTAATACAAATATTTTATATGAAAAATGGAGAATACCAGGCTGTATCCAATTTAACACAACGCTATACAGAGCAAATAAAAGTGCTAAGATTGTCCATCTATTCAATAAACCCTTTAGAAATACAGCAATATGATGAAAAACTTTCTCCTTCATGATTAATAACTTCCAAAATATCTTCGTAATACCCATTCTATAGTGAATACAGATACGATTAAGAGCAATAACCAGATATAATCAACTAATTTACTATAAGTGCTAGATTCAAAAGCAATAGGTACAATATCTTTACGTGTTTCGATATTGGAATATGTTTCACTATAGTTTTTTAACATAGAAAATTCTCCTCCTCCATTCTCTGCTATTTGTTTTAATAGCTGATGATTTGCTTTAGTATCTTGTTTTTCTATAGAAATATCGCTAATGGCAAAATTTCCTTCTTTTGAAAAAGGAATATTATTAAATTCAGTAGATGCTTTCCAAGAATATCTTCCTACAGGTAATTTACCTAAATTAAGCGTATATGTTTTTTCAAGAGGTATAAACT includes:
- a CDS encoding type IIA DNA topoisomerase subunit B, whose product is MAQENSYTEDNIRSLDWKEHIRMRPGMYIGKLGDGSAADDGIYILMKEVIDNCIDEFVMGNGKRIDIKVKDGMVSVRDYGRGIPLGKVVDVVSKINTGGKYDSKAFKKSVGLNGVGTKAVNALSSHFMVYSVRDGELKRATFERGELTLDAKLEKTDEKDGTYVEFYPDEQVFKKFSFKIPYIEKMMWNYCYLNRGLSIYLNGEKFKSENGLKDLLENDMDGDPLYPIIHLEGEDIEVAFTHGKGYGEDYYSFVNGQHTTQGGTHHSAFRESVAKVIKDFYNKNYEPSDIRQSIVAAIAVKVIEPVFESQTKTKLGSLEIEPGGKSMRTFVNDFLKVSLDNYLHKHPDVAEILERKIKQSEKERKDLSGIRKLARERAKKASVHNKKLRDCRVHLTDTNNELRKETTLFITEGDSASGSITKSRNVNTQAVFSLRGKPLNSYGLTKKVVYENEEFNLVQAALDIEDEMDNLRYNKIVIATDADVDGMHIRMLLLTFFLSFFPDLVKRNHVYILQTPLFRVRNKQKTIYCYSEEERIAAINELGKNPEITRFKGLGEISPDEFKNFIGEDMRLEPVLLSKNSSIDTILSFYMGKNTQERQDFIIDNLRVEEDLEKELVKAENVEKAS
- a CDS encoding nitronate monooxygenase is translated as MENTQIKAQLSELLGIRYPIIMAPMFLVSNTKMIIAAINAGITGAIPALNYRTIEEFRKAIREIKEQVNGPFGINLIVNKSNFYYKDQLAAACEEKVDFIITSLGSPEETIKMAHQHGIKVFCDVTDLRFAKKVEALGADAIIAVNKEAGGHAGPTPMHDLVPELVANCSIPVISAGGVGNGKEMKAALSLGAAGCSIGSIFIATTESDVNNDYKQACIDYGKDDIVMTTKLSGTPCAVINTPYVQKIGTEQSWLERILNKNKKLKKWFKAFTFAKGMKSLQKAAFSATYKTVWCAGPTIENVKSIRPIHEIVEQLVKEYHEV
- a CDS encoding DUF4442 domain-containing protein; translation: MKSKDISLHKMRKLLWLMGVVKIPLIAFVRPKLVHIDEKKVVVRIRLRRRTKNHLQSMYFGALAVGADVAAGLHAFYFAEQLGEKISFAFKGVNAEFLKRATSHVTFTSEEGLAVKTVFEEALTTRERQEKWVKVEAKNEENEVVAIFQMQISIKVKG
- a CDS encoding LTA synthase family protein, with the translated sequence MKEKVFHHIAVFLKGLLNRWTILALLFALYSVVLNWIQPGILHFSYKIFVLSVLLSIAFWNAIGGIIGILPKFIAWILVACIAFLLPALFTVGTKSFFEFKTFLDSNLLVFSDFDPHYFTTVIKIHFNNKVNLSLHLLVSSIFFFLLVFKEKYRKNNFIAVIIFMTTWGVAQNQFGKKGIENFTTMDSRYVFSYKKYKNERGQILEDRKILGLSYYRLGANAGENNEYNIVLIVHESMSLEPISIFGYKNNFMPFLQNWYNKEKENFVLFHDAMAISGCTDMSMPTMLTGTEPEADYYKFMRMPFMWDYAKENGYTTGFITPQQFGWFSFYEFYKNKNLDFVYSAEDTELEYANDLGIDDVAQSINARKVMKDKLTGKRFFMVWGSNALHYPYQGNSDYVKIPSQITDHYGRSLYIVDKAMNNMYDVLKELGQEENTIYIFTADHGQYTSERLSRLGSFYLEALQIPMFIKFPKKWIADHPEEFKAIKANTDKRVTNLDLMPTFLDLLGSTQSNELLASEMHGTSLFKPIDNHRTIVCLSTNEFRIWSNEGLGIYQDSMSYIIDNVFKEQLYNLNKDRKQFDNLIGKTSNTVFLEYVNELIKDNKELTRIYDTYVK